A section of the Polynucleobacter sp. AP-Sving-400A-A2 genome encodes:
- a CDS encoding DMT family transporter translates to MQSASRTLHHRRYVYGLLMAGLGSILFSGKAILVKLAFGYGANAETLIALRMLMALPLFWGIYWWQACRQVMSPLIFKDKMKIFALGFMGYFLSSYLDFLGLQYISVGLERIVLYLTPTIVLLISYFVLNKSISRLQWYALAVGYLGVIVVFIQDASSTGSMALLGMVLVFASACSYAIYMIGSGEMVRRVGSVRLVVYASSASAFMSVIQILIYDPAAVFVQVPQIYWLSLLNASLCTVIPMLLIMIAINRIGSPLVAQAGILGPVSTLFMGWIVLSEPITWTQMGGMSLVMGAMWLLVRNDAPNKQQGQGSTKPLDLEGSDPLN, encoded by the coding sequence ATGCAATCAGCCAGCAGAACTCTTCATCATCGTCGTTACGTTTACGGCCTCTTAATGGCCGGACTCGGCTCCATATTATTTTCCGGCAAGGCGATTCTGGTCAAACTCGCTTTTGGCTACGGTGCAAATGCTGAGACATTAATTGCCTTAAGAATGCTGATGGCACTTCCCCTCTTTTGGGGAATTTATTGGTGGCAAGCGTGCAGGCAAGTCATGAGTCCACTGATATTCAAAGACAAAATGAAAATATTTGCTCTAGGATTTATGGGCTACTTTCTTTCCAGCTATCTTGACTTTTTAGGACTTCAATACATTTCTGTTGGACTGGAACGTATCGTGCTTTACCTAACGCCCACCATCGTATTGTTGATTTCTTATTTTGTATTAAACAAATCTATTAGTCGACTGCAGTGGTATGCGCTAGCGGTGGGGTATCTGGGCGTGATCGTCGTATTTATCCAAGATGCTAGCTCGACCGGATCGATGGCATTGCTCGGCATGGTATTGGTCTTTGCTAGCGCGTGCTCGTATGCAATCTACATGATTGGCTCTGGAGAAATGGTAAGGCGCGTGGGTAGCGTGCGCTTAGTTGTTTATGCCAGTTCCGCATCGGCATTCATGAGCGTCATTCAAATTCTGATTTACGATCCTGCAGCTGTTTTTGTACAAGTACCGCAAATCTATTGGCTTAGCCTACTCAATGCAAGCCTATGCACCGTCATTCCAATGTTGTTAATCATGATTGCCATTAATCGGATTGGCTCACCTCTAGTCGCTCAAGCCGGAATACTAGGTCCCGTCTCCACCCTATTTATGGGCTGGATCGTATTATCCGAACCCATTACCTGGACTCAGATGGGTGGGATGAGTTTGGTGATGGGGGCGATGTGGTTGCTGGTACGTAATGATGCACCAAACAAACAACAGGGTCAGGGCTCTACAAAGCCCCTAGATCTTGAGGGATCTGACCCACTAAATTAA